A segment of the Streptomyces sp. XD-27 genome:
ATTGCCCACGAGCCGGTTGGCCAGCCGGTGCGCGCCCAGGTCCAGCGCCCCCGAGCGCGGGACGCCGAGATGGGCGTACCCGGGGCGGCCGAGGTCCTGGACGGTGGTGAGGACGCCCGCCCGCACCACCGCGAAGGCGCGATCCGTCACGGCGCCGCCCCCTCCGCCGGAACCGGTACGAAGCGGACCCGCGTCCCCGGCGCGAAGAGCGCCGCCGGATCGCGCGCCGGGTCCCACAGCACCGCGTCCGTGGTGCCGATCAGCTGCCAGCCGCCGGGGGAGGAGCGCGGGTAGACGCCGGTGTAGGGGCCGGCCAGGGCGACGGACCCGGCGGGCACGACGGTCCTGGGCGTGGCGCGGCGCGGTACGTGGCGGTGCTCGGGCAGCCCGGTGAGATAGCCGAAGCCCGGCGCGAACCCGCAGAAGGCGACCCGGAACTCGGTGGCCGCGTGGAGCGCGGCGGCCTCGGCGGGGGAGACGCCCCACACCGCGGCGACCTCGGCGAGGTCCGGCCCGTCGTACCGCACCGGGACCTCGACGGTGCCGGTGCGGGCGCGGGTGAGCGGCGGGATGGGCCAGCGCTCCACTTCGGCGGCGAGTCGCGCCGGATCCGGGACCCCGTCCAGCAGGACGGTGCGGGCCGCGGGCACGATCTCGCGGACGGGGGGCAGTTCGTGCCGGGCCGCGCGGCGCAGGAGTTCGGCGTGCAGGGCCTCGGCGGCCTCGCCGGACGCGGCCTCCAGGAGCAGGGCGTGGTCGCCGACCGGAAGGCCGCGTATCCGGATCGCGGAGCGCCGCTCGCCGCCCGTGCCCGTACCGGCGTCGGTGCCCGTGCTCGTGCGGGCGCTAACACCCGTGCTCGTACGGGCGTCGCCACCCGTGCCCGTGCGGGTGTCAGCGCCTGTGCTCGTACCCGTACCCGTACTCAGGTCCGTGCTCGTACTCGCGCTCGTACGGATTCCGGTGTCGGGGCCAAGCGTCATGCGAACGCCTCCACGCGTACGCCCGCGGCCTCCAGCCCGGCGCGTATCCGGCGGGCGAGGTCGGCGGCCCCGGGCGTGTCGCCGTGTACGCACAGCGAGCGCACGCGCAGCTCAAGGCGGCGGCCGTCCACCGAGGCGACCGCGCGGTCGCGGGCGATGCCGAGCGAGCGCTCCAGCACGGCGTCGGGGTCGGTGACCAGGGCTTCCGGTGCGCCGCGCGGCACCAGCGTGCCGGAGGCGGTGTAGGCCCGGTCGGCGAACCCCTCGGGGACCACGGGCAGTCCGGCCGCCCGTGCCGCCGCGTGCAGCCGGGAGCCGGGCAGGCCGAGCACCGGCAGGGGCGCGCCGGCGGCCGCCAGCGCCACGCCCTCGACGACGGCGGCCGCCTGCTCCTCGTCGTGGACGGTCCGGTTGTACAGCGCGCCATGCGGCTTGACGTACGACACGCGGGCGCCCGCCGCGCGGGCGAACACCTCCAACGCGCCGATCTGGTAGGCGACTTCGGCGGTCAGTTCGTGCGCCGGGACGTCCATGGCGCGCCGTCCGAAGCCGGGCAGATCGCGGTAGGAGACCTGGGCGCCGATGGCCACCCCGCGCTCGGCGGCGGTCTCGCAGACCCGGCGCATCGTGACGGGATCGCCGCCGTGGTAGCCGCAGGCGACGTTCGCGCTCGTGACCACGGACAGCAGCGCCTCGTCATCGGTCAGCCGCCAGCGGCCGAAGCCCTCGCCGAGGTCGGCGTTGAGGTCGATCGTCAGATCCGGGGCGGTTGCGGTCATGACCGTCAACGTAGGGATTGTTGAACAATCCGACAAGGGGGAT
Coding sequences within it:
- a CDS encoding LamB/YcsF family protein; translation: MTATAPDLTIDLNADLGEGFGRWRLTDDEALLSVVTSANVACGYHGGDPVTMRRVCETAAERGVAIGAQVSYRDLPGFGRRAMDVPAHELTAEVAYQIGALEVFARAAGARVSYVKPHGALYNRTVHDEEQAAAVVEGVALAAAGAPLPVLGLPGSRLHAAARAAGLPVVPEGFADRAYTASGTLVPRGAPEALVTDPDAVLERSLGIARDRAVASVDGRRLELRVRSLCVHGDTPGAADLARRIRAGLEAAGVRVEAFA
- the pxpB gene encoding 5-oxoprolinase subunit PxpB; the encoded protein is MRIRGLPVGDHALLLEAASGEAAEALHAELLRRAARHELPPVREIVPAARTVLLDGVPDPARLAAEVERWPIPPLTRARTGTVEVPVRYDGPDLAEVAAVWGVSPAEAAALHAATEFRVAFCGFAPGFGYLTGLPEHRHVPRRATPRTVVPAGSVALAGPYTGVYPRSSPGGWQLIGTTDAVLWDPARDPAALFAPGTRVRFVPVPAEGAAP